TCATGCTTACTACTTTCGTATCcagtcaaaaataaataaataaacaaaaaatatatgtatttgacTCATATTTTAGACTAAATAcatctattttttcttgatgAGTGTACATTCCCTTGTTTGGATCGAAATGCATAGTATATGATCGTCCCTCCATATGAACTTTGAATTTTTGACATAATGGACCAATCTATGATTCCAAAAGAATTCTATTAtagctttattaaaaaaaaaaaaaaaaagaattctatttttttttttgagaaaaaaaaattctattataGTTATTTATACATCAGAGTTTATACTTGCTATTTCAAATGAGATAAACTATAAtagttaaaaattattatagacTAACATTTTAGACCAAAAGACTTATTTTGATCATAAAGGATTATTACAATTGCATGTAAATAAGGTAATCCTTGCTTAGAAACTTTCCTCCATGTATCATATTCCTTTCTTACATAACTTTTCATTTCGATTAAATAACTTTATCACTCTTGTAAATATACAGAATTTTACtgtatgattttaaaaaaattgtttgttagaccttaaaacagaaaaattatgtttgattATTCCTGATTCTTTATACTGTTCATATTTCAGAGACTTGACTCGATATTGTTCTAACATTACGAGGTCTATAACAAACATGAactaattatattattatagagATTTAAACTAGAAAAATAacaacagtaaaaaaaaaaaaaaaaaaactgtgtttCAAGAAGAAAGATGACTTTCAATTGATAATCAAAGATTCATTACAGATGATAAGCAACATTGGGTCTGAGATATTTCCCACCCAAGTTCAGGATCCTACATTTCTAGCAACCTTTCAACAGTCCAAGGTTCCTCTGATTTAGGGGTTAAACTGAACTTGATTCAAAATGATTTGTTCTGTTCTCCAAAATGAATGATGATCAAATTGAATATCTAGTACTTGGATAAAATGCATTGTTTAAGATGTAAATTTGGATACAATATGGAACATCGCCTTTCACAGAACGGTTGATAAATAGTCGTTTTATTGCTTTATAGGGGAAAATTTCAGTACTAAGCATAACATAAATATACTGATAGATAATACTGGTGAATGTCTACCATGCAAACTGATAGGAGCAGATTGCACTTGCAGAGCTTTTATCTTATATCTCTCTCTTCAACTTTTccctctcctttctctcttctaCCAAACACAGTGTTAGTGTATCTAACCAACATGTGAATCAATTTGTTCAAACTATAGGCGCATAATTCTGGCTTCATGTAAACTGCTTCATCAATTTAACAAAACCAGAAACTAGGGCCTCATCAGTAGGCCGTGTTGGTTTTTGTTAATCACTAATcttatttatattaataatcaaaaGAATTATGCTATTGTGTGATTACTAATTACCACTAATAATTGCATCAATAATTCTACACTTCAAGTGGATTGGAACTTAATGCATCTGTGGTCCTTTTGTGTGTATCAAAACACTCGTTCAAGAATTCAGTAACTTGTAATAGATATACGTCTGGAAAATTCCTGTAATGATCCACATGGGGAGATGAACCAAAGTTATAGGATTTAACCCTTTTTCCGATCTTTCTCTGCTCCTCAATAAACACTTCTATTGATCGAAACGGGATTACTTTGTCAGCTGTACTATACAGGTAGAGCTGAGGACAAGGCTGGTGCTCCGCAAGGGGATTGAAAACCTTCCTTAACCTCCTGTATTTGAGACAGAAAATTTTGAAGTGTATATTAACGGTTACAATTAACAAAGTTAAAGGTTGTTGCAATTGACGCAACATCATTTACGTAGCAACATAAGGATTGGAGGGAAGACACTTACCGATCCGATTCTGGCAACTGCAAAAGAAATGAGAATATCTTCTCTAATAGTGACAACACCACAATTTCAACTATGGAAGGTTCATTTTGTTGAATCGTTGTCTCTGATTTAGGCTTGTTTCCTACGTCGACTAAAGCTTGTGTTGAAGAGCTGCGTTTCTGCAATATAGCAGTAGCAAAACCAGCAGCCCAGAcctacaacataaacatacaATGAAACAGAAATTGATGGttcataatcaaacaaattaCCAAAGGCAAAGGAAGAACAAACAACAAATCAAGGTCGATTAAAAACTTGACTTGAGAAATGAAAGCCTTGCATAAGATCCAAATAAGCAGAACCAAAAAAGCAGAATTGATTGTGAAAATGTGTGTTTGGTATTAGAGTGGAGTATTTGAAATGGAGTATCAGAAATTCAGAATTGATTTTCGCTCCTACCAAATGTGAATTTAGGAGAAATACATGTTTGATTGCTCtcagaaaaaaatgattttgcttGACTAGAAGTGATAAAAGGTAACACCTGTAAAAACTTGCATTGAGTTATCATCGAACTTGTTTTCTCCAGTAAAAATATTCAACCATAAAACATTTCAATTTAAACTCAATTTTAaccaaaacaattttataaaatcaaattcaccAAAAATCGCATTTAGAGTAAACTTGATTAGCAAAATTGGTTTGcttaaaattgagtttgaagTGAAATGATGCTTGAGATTTGAATTGCTCCTGAAAAAATATTCAAGCATAAAACATTTCactttaaacttatttttaaccaaatcaattttacaaaagcAAGTTCATCATAGATGACATTTTGAGTAAACTTGATTTGCAAAATTGATCTggttaaaattgagtttgaagTGAAATGATGCTTGAGATTTGAATTGCTTGAGGAGAATACCCCTCAGCCTTGTGTATTTATAAGCATGAATTACAATCAGAATCCTTTAATTATAGTGATGCGAATAAatctaattaattataaaaataaaatcaataggATATTCAGCATATTTACAGAACTAGTTAAAGCAAGAAATCAATGGGGAAATATCTCAACAATCCCTACACTTTTAACTATGAATTACAATCAGAACCCTTTAATTATAGAGATACGGATAAGTAATGTACCAAAAACAAGAGATACGAATAAGAACCTAATCtaccaaataaattaaaagaaataaaaataaaaggatatTCAGCATATTTACATTTACATAACTAATTAAATTAAGAAATCAATGGGAAAATATCTCAACAATCTCAACAGTTTTAATCAAGACACGAACTACTTCTTATCACTTATAAACAATCCGAGAATTGGAGGAAAAGTCAAATCGGTTGTCTGACTATAACCAAACATTGATATTTTTCCTAAAATCACATGCAAAATCAATTGAGATTTCCACAGTGAAACCAAACACGCACAAATATGCTCAATACAAATGGTGTGAACCGTGAGTGAAAatccacattttttttagacaGCAACAAAATTCTCCTAAATTCTAACAAACCCAAGAGTAGTAATCAAAGCAAAGGTTTTGTCAACCACAATCATAATTGTACTCcaaatttcaaaagtaaaatccACAATCACAAAGTAACAACCACAGTCACAAAGTGTACGTTTTGTTTCACTTTTAGAGGAGATAAAATTAtcattgattttgatatgtttgcctccataattgattttaacttgAAGCTTGCGTGTTTGGTTTTATAGTAGGGAGGGCCAAAAGTGATTCCAAACACaaagttgattttgatatatttgGGTGATGTCAATTAGAAATACCCTAAACATgatttttacactcaaatttattgttcaactcactttaCGGGAATGTAACCAAACATTAATGAAttcacattcaaaatcaatttttatcaccGTAGAACAAAAACACATACGTAATTTGGAGCTTTTGCCTctacaattaattttaaaccACAAAATTATTTGTCAGCCGAGACGGGTTAGTTGGCACCCCCTACTGCTCCAGCCATTAAACTCAATGTTAATGGTAGTTCTCTAGGTAACCAAAGGCAATCAGATTACGGTGGCATTCTGCCAAACAACAAAGGCAAATGGCTGCTGGGCTTCATGGGTTACTCTGGCtatataattaacatgaatGCTGAGATATCAACTACATATCATGGTCTGCATTTTGTTTGGGAAGCTCGTCACTATTTCAGTGGATTCTACTCATCCTCATGCACCACTTGTGTCTCAGATCAAGAAGCTTGTCTCTTTGGATTGGAATTTTACATTCACTCGAGCTTATGTGAAGGGAATAGTTGTGCAGATTGGTTCGCTAAATAGGGTGCGATGTCTACTGTGAGGGTACATCTCTTCACACTTCTCCAACTGACCTCTCCTTGTTGTTGCTTCCAGATACAATACAATGGTAGTCTTAACTCACAGGCCTTagtttcttctctctttttccgTTTGATTTTATATTCTTCTTGATCAAATAAATCTCGAAATTATTGTTCGACCcacttttacataaatatattcaaacatAGATCATTcaacattcaactcacttttaatcagAGCCAAttgaaccaaaatcaatttttataacTACAGACCAAATATGAAAGACACACAAAGTAACAACTGAGTTTCAAAAACTATCTTTTTCAACAACCAAAAAtgcttataaaatcaaattcttagAACCTGAGGATTAAAAGGCTCAGCCCCTCCAGAATCAACAATGCATGCTTTAATCTTCTCCATAACAACATTATGACTATCCATGAATCTAGCAAGAATAGAACCATACctacaaaaaacacaaaactaaccATGAAATTTTTTGTCACACAAATCACATTACAAAACACCACAATCATCAAAACCATTAACAAAACCCACTTACACAAACCAACCAGTGTTACTGAAAGTGTGAAAAATCAAACATCTTTCTCTCCCATCCTTTTCCTCACAAGAAACCCATGAAGCCAATTCCTCagcaaaaatttcaatttttttctcaagCACACGTCCAA
Above is a genomic segment from Medicago truncatula cultivar Jemalong A17 chromosome 5, MtrunA17r5.0-ANR, whole genome shotgun sequence containing:
- the LOC11416702 gene encoding transmembrane protein 53: MNLKLTLSFFPSPSSTMEARLKIFNPSLLGHRLASKTKTSTPIFPSHHYHYNPLQKPLKISSTLTRFSHSPIPPNSNPHSHRFFSSLTSSKNLNFSIPNNTLNNPFTSNSQSTSIVWNPALENGNEGFYGGNKNRVVTVVLLGWLGAKTRHLKRYAEWYNSRGFHAVTFVVDVKEILGFDLGRVLEKKIEIFAEELASWVSCEEKDGRERCLIFHTFSNTGWFVYGSILARFMDSHNVVMEKIKACIVDSGGAEPFNPQVWAAGFATAILQKRSSSTQALVDVGNKPKSETTIQQNEPSIVEIVVLSLLEKIFSFLLQLPESDRRLRKVFNPLAEHQPCPQLYLYSTADKVIPFRSIEVFIEEQRKIGKRVKSYNFGSSPHVDHYRNFPDVYLLQVTEFLNECFDTHKRTTDALSSNPLEV